DNA from Aggregatimonas sangjinii:
ATATTACGAATAAGGAAATCGCCTCAAAAATGTTCGTTCGCAGAAAACCTAGAAACGCCAATGTTTACCCTACAGAAGTGGCTTACCGTATCGACTACCGTGAAAAAAACGGAAAGTGGTACTATGGGTATAGCAACGTACTGCTAGAGTTCAAAATAAATTGGGACAAGAGACTTTTCAATTCGGTTTATAGCATGACCTGTGAAATGGCGGTCACTGATTGGGAAAAGAACCTTAGCGGAAAATTACCGAAGTCAAAGGAAAGAATGAAATCATCTATAATCTTAAGCGACGAAGCGGTAGGCTTTGCAGATCCCAATTTTTGGGGCGAATATAATATTATAGAACCCGAGAAATCGATTGAGTCGGCAATTCGTAAGATTCAAAGGCAACTGAGGAGAGCTAGAGAAGACGGAGGTACTTCAACCCCGTAAAGAAATCGTTTGCTCTCAAAAAAAAACCGCCACATATAAAAATATGTGGCGGTTTTTTAATTCTTCAATGCTATTTACATTGGCATTACAACGGTATCGATTGCATGAATGACACCATTACTAGCGGGTACATCGGCCATTACTACTGTAGAACGACCGCCTTTGGCATCCGTTAAAATAACCTTCTCGCCTTCTAGCGATAATAGGATTACCCCACCTTGCACTGTTTCGATTGCGAATGAACCATTGCTTCCTTTTATGGCCTCTATAACGGCTGCAGCGTCATATTTCCCGGCTACAACGTGGTACGTTAAAACACCGATGAGCGCTTTTTCACTTGCCGGCTCCAAAAGATTTGATACCGTACCATCGGGTAGTTTGGCAAAAGCATCATTTGTTGGGGCAAAAACGGTAAATGGCCCTTCAGAACTCAATGTTCCGACCAAATCAGCTGACTTAACAGCAGTTACAAGCGTACTAAAATTTTCATTTCCTGCGGCGACCCCTACAATGTTCTCGGTCTGTGCGAAAGATGTTGTACCGACAAATAATAATAGTGCGGCACCCAATGCAATTTTCATGTTTTTCATAATGTGTTTTTTAATTCGATTCAAATGTACTTGGAAACGAAGCACACGGTTCATAAATTTTGTTTAATTTTTTGTTCAAAAAGTTAAACATTTCAAAAAAGAAAGGAAAGCGGTAGCTCCCCGATTTCATACATTGGGGTTTATTGCGGTCTGCAGTGCCAAGTTCCTAAGTGGTTTTTGTGGACTGGGGATATATACCCGTGCTTGTGGACCTCTGGAATAATTTGTAAAAAAGAAAGGATTTAATGCGCTACCTCGCTGGTGAACTTCAACCTGTATAACCGTAGTTCCTCATCTTCGTAGTCCCCGTCGAATTCAGCCGAAGCCACCTCAATATCGTCGCTTTCCGCTTCGATAAAATAATCGTGTAATTCTTCCTGCTGCTCTTCATCGAAGAGTTCGTCTATCCAATAGGCGATATTCAATTTGGTGCCGCTGAAAACGATTTGTTCCATTTCCTTAATCAATTCGGGCAACTCGAGCCCCTTCGCCGAGGCAATATCATCCAGTGGTAGCTTTCGATCAACGTTTTGGATGATATATAATTTTAAACCGGAATTCGCACCGGTGGTCTTCACCACAAGATCCTCCGGACGAATAATCTCGTTTTCTTCAACATAGTCCGCAATAAATGTCACGAAGGGCTTACCGTACTTTCTCGCCTTGCCTTCACCTACCCCGTGAATATTCTGTAATTCCTCCATGGAAATAGGATACTTTAACGCCATATCCTCCAAGGAGGGATCTTGAAAAACAACATACGGAGGAACGCTTAGCTTATCGGCCTGTTTTTTTCGGAGGTCTTTCAACTGTTTCAACAACTTTTCGTCACTAACGCCACCACTTCGGGAAGCACTGACGATGGCATCGTTCTCCGCCGCACCGTACACATGGTCTTTCGTCATCATAAACGAATGGGGCTGTTTCAGAAAAGCCTTCCCTTTATCGGTAACATGCAATACGCCATACTGTTCTATTTCCTTATTCAACAGTCCGGCGACCAAGGTCTGTCGGAT
Protein-coding regions in this window:
- a CDS encoding fasciclin domain-containing protein → MKIALGAALLLFVGTTSFAQTENIVGVAAGNENFSTLVTAVKSADLVGTLSSEGPFTVFAPTNDAFAKLPDGTVSNLLEPASEKALIGVLTYHVVAGKYDAAAVIEAIKGSNGSFAIETVQGGVILLSLEGEKVILTDAKGGRSTVVMADVPASNGVIHAIDTVVMPM